From the Salarias fasciatus chromosome 16, fSalaFa1.1, whole genome shotgun sequence genome, one window contains:
- the cnot9 gene encoding CCR4-NOT transcription complex subunit 9: MLATGAAVSNVTALAQVDREKIYQWINELSSPETRENALLELSKKRESVPDLAPMLWHSCGTIAALLQEIVNIYPSINPPTLTAHQSNRVCNALALLQCVASHPETRSAFLAAHIPLFLYPFLHTVSKTRPFEYLRLTSLGVIGALVKTDEQEVINFLLTTEIIPLCLRIMESGSELSKTVATFILQKILLDDTGLAYICQTYERFSHVAMILGKMVLQLSKEPSARLLKHVVRCYLRLSDNLRAREALRQCLPDQLKDSTFAQVLKDDTTTKRWLAQLVKNLQEGQVTDARGIPLAPQ, encoded by the exons ATGCTGGCTACGGGAGCG GCTGTAAGTAACGTCACAGCTCTGGCCCAAGTAGACCGGGAGAAGATCTATCAATGGATCAACGAGTTGTCCAGTccagaaaccagagaaaatgCCTTGTTGGAGCTGAGCAAGAAACGTGAATCTGTGCCAGACCTGGCTCCGATGCTGTGGCACTCCTGTGgcaccatcgctgctctgttgCAG GAAATAGTGAACATCTACCCATCTATAAACCCACCTACACTCACAGCTCACCAGTCTAACAGAGTGTGTAACGCCCTGGCACTCCTCCAATGTGTCGCCTCACACCCAGAGACCAG GTCGGCTTTCCTCGCAGCTCACATCCCTCTCTTCCTGTACCCCTTCCTGCACACTGTGAGCAAAACACGCCCCTTCGAATACCTGCGTCTCACCAGCCTTGGAGTCATAG GTGCCTTGGTCAAAACCGATGAGCAGGAAGTGATCAACTTCCTCCTCACTACTGAAATAATCCCACTGTGTCTGCGCATCATGGAGTCCGGAAGCGAACTCTCCAAGACG gttGCAACTTTCATCCTGCAGAAGATCCTGCTGGACGACACAGGACTGGCGTACATCTGTCAGACCTACGAGCGATTCTCCCACGTGGCCATGATCCTC GGCAAAATGGTGCTGCAGCTCTCCAAAGAGCCTTCAGCTCGTCTGCTCAAGCACGTCGTCCGCTGCTACCTGCGCCTGTCGGACAACCTCAG AGCCCGCGAGGCGCTGCGCCAGTGTCTGCCCGACCAGCTGAAGGACAGCACCTTCGCCCAGGTGCTGAAGGACGACACCACCACCAAGCGCTGGCTGGCGCAGCTGGTGAAGAACCTGCAGGAGGGCCAGGTCACCGACGCCCGCGGCATCCCGCTGGCCCCCCAGTGa
- the LOC115403648 gene encoding 1-phosphatidylinositol 4,5-bisphosphate phosphodiesterase delta-4 produces MDPEGSRLQDDPHIAVMMAGSTLRKVKSRSWKKQRHFRLLEDGLTIWYKSRWAGRGHSTFSVTEVEAVREGHQSEVLLSIAEEFPASHCFTLVFHGRQGNLDLVADSPEEARAWVQGVRKLIHKAQTMDEKERLDQWVFDWFQKADKNKDGKMNFKEVKTLLKMMNVEMNEEHALHLFTMADKSESGSLEIEEFVLFYKMLTQRDEVWKVFQDYSGDGEKLMLEELESFLKIEQHEGEQSGRRAKELIGRYEPSETAIKQEAMSLDGFQMYLCSQEGSIFRPELLELQQDMSRPLSHYFISSSHNTYLLEDQLRGHSSVEAYIQALKRGCRCVELDCWDGHDGEPIVYHGHTLTTKILFKDIISTVKEYAFKASDFPVILSLENHCSVEQQTVMARYLRQILGDALLVCPLGGHDLQHLPPPQELKSKILLKAKKIGGLESCPDDTLTDEVSDDEELANGDADSPSTEDPPAEKKTDKKSKLSRELSDLVVYCKSVHFHGFDHARSHAKFYEMSSFSESKARRLAKEAGADFVQYNMRQLSRVYPGGLRTDSSNYNPQDMWNVGCQIVALNFQTAGLEMDLNDGLFRQNGGCGYVLKPDFMRDATSRFNPEKPEEHQGYKPLRLAVQVISGQQLPKVNQKEGSIVDPLVRVEVYGVPKDQAREETPHIQNNGFNPVWNKTLNFVIHTPELALVRFVVEDYDKASRNDFIGQFTLPFKCMQTGFRHIHLLSKDGTAIPPSSLFVNISISAYT; encoded by the exons ATGGATCCCGAAGGCTCAC GTCTCCAGGACGACCCTCACATCGCGGTGATGATGGCTGGCTCCACCCTCAGGAAGGTCAAGTCTCGCTCCTGGAAGAAGCAGAGACACTTCCGCCTGCTGGAGGACGGCCTGACCATCTGGTACAAGTCCAGATGGGCGGGAAGAGGCCACTCCACCT TCTCAGTGACTGAGGTGGAGGCGGTGCGTGAGGGCCATCAGTCCGAAGTGCTGCTGAGCATCGCGGAGGAGTTCCCCGCCAGCCACTGCTTCACCCTGGTGTTTCATGGCCGCCAGGGGAACCTGGACCTGGTGGCCGACAGCCCGGAGGAGGCCCGGGCCTGGGTCCAGGGCGTCCGGAAGCTCATCCACAAGGCTCAGACCATGGATGAGAAGGAGAGGCTGGACCA GTGGGTCTTTGACTGGTTCCAGAAGGCCGACAAGAACAAAGATGGGAAGATGAATTTCAAGGAGGTGAAGACGTTGCTGAAGATGATGAACGTGGAAATGAACGAAGAGCACGCTCTCCATCTGTTCACG ATGGCTGACAAGTCAGAGAGCGGCTCGCTGGAGATCGAAGAGTTTGTCCTGTTCTACAAGATGCTGACTCAGAGGGACGAGGTGTGGAAAGTCTTCCAGGACTACTCAGGAGACGGAGAGAAGCtgatgctggaggagctggagagcttCCTGAAGATCGAGCAACACGAGggggagcagagcggccgcAGGGCCAAGGAGCTGATCGGCCGCTATGAGCCATcagagacag CCATCAAGCAGGAGGCCATGTCTTTGGATGGCTTCCAGATGTACCTGTGCTCCCAGGAGGGCTCCATCTTCAGACCTGAGctcctggagctccagcaggacaTGAGCCGGCCTCTCAGCCACtacttcatctcctcctctcacaACACctacctgctggaggaccagctgagaggacacagcagtgtgGAGGCCTACATCCA gGCTTTGAAGAGAGGCTGCCGCTGTGTGGAGCTGGACTGCTGGGACGGCCACGATGGGGAACCCATTGTGTATCACGGTCACACCCTGACCACAAAAATCCTCTTTAAAGACATCATCTCCACTGTTAAAGAATACGCCTTCAAG GCGTCAGACTTCCCCGTCATCCTGTCCCTGGAGAATCACTGCAGTGTGGAGCAGCAGACGGTGATGGCCCGGTACCTCCGCCAAATCCTGGGAGACGCGTTACTGGTCTGTCCGCTGGGAGGCCACGACCTCCAACATCTGCCTCCTCCACAG GAGCTGAAGAGCAAGATTTTGCTGAAAGCCAAGAAGATCGGCGGTCTCGAAAGCTGTCCCGATGACACCCTGACAGACGAAGTGAGCGACGACGAGGAGCTGGCCAACGGCGACGCCGACAGCCCCTCCACTGAAGACCCGCCCGCCGAGAAGAAGACCGACAAG AAGTCCAAACTTTCCCGGGAGCTGTCTGACTTGGTAGTTTACTGCAAGAGCGTTCACTTTCATGGGTTCGATCACGCTCGCTCTCACGCCAAATTCTACGAGATGTCCTCGTTCTCTGAATCCAAGGCCAGAAGGCTCGCCAAGGAAGCAG GGGCAGATTTTGTGCAGTACAACATGCGGCAGCTGAGCAGGGTCTACCCCGGCGGCCTCCGGACCGACTCCTCCAACTACAACCCGCAGGACATGTGGAACGTGGGCTGCCAGATAG TGGCTTTGAACTTCCAGACGGCGGGTCTAGAGATGGATCTAAATGACGGGCTGTTCAGGCAGAACGGTGGCTGCGGTTACGTCCTCAAGCCGGATTTCATGAGGGACGCCACTTCTCGGTTCAACCCAGAGAAGCCTGAGGAGCACCAAGGCTACAAACCGCTACGATTAGCCGTACAG GTGATCAGTGGACAACAGTTACCCAAGGTGAATCAGAAAGAGGGCTCCATCGTGGACCCGCTGGTCAGAGTGGAGGTCTACGGGGTGCCAAAGGACCAGGCCAGAGAAGAGACGCCTCACATTCAAAACAATG GTTTTAACCCGGTGTGGAATAAAACTCTGAATTTTGTGATCCACACCCCCGAGCTGGCGCTGGTTCGCTTCGTGGTGGAGGACTACGACAAGGCCTCCAGGAACGACTTCATCGGCCAGTTCACGCTTCCCTTCAAGTGCATGCAAACAG GATTTCGCCACATACACCTGCTCTCTAAGGATGGAACCGCCATCCCTCCGTCCTCGCTCTTTGTTAACATCAGCATATCAGCGTACACATGA